In one window of Azospirillum ramasamyi DNA:
- a CDS encoding MBL fold metallo-hydrolase yields the protein MLPTPDDAIDYLLCTTPDPGGWQEVAPGVLWIRLSLPFQLDHINTWALDGGADGWTLIDCGLGDKHTLALWEGLLRGALGGRPVERVVATHFHPDHIGAANWLVERTGAAFATSLTEWLFARMLSAGNDAAADAAVERFYRRCGLAPETLDAVLARRGAYSRGVPAVPATLTRLRAGDRLPVGGRLWTVIGGSGHTAEPVSLFRPAGGDDNGNGPALLISGDQILPRISPNISVWPTEPDADPLADYLASLKDWAALPSDTLVLPSHGRPFRGLHRRADDLALHHAERLAEIESLCASPRTAAEVTQALFPRPLDPHQTVFAVGEAVAHLNHLIRMGPLERVSGGRAGGPDIDLYRRHTAG from the coding sequence ATGCTTCCTACCCCGGACGATGCGATCGATTACCTCCTCTGCACCACCCCGGATCCCGGCGGCTGGCAAGAGGTGGCGCCGGGCGTGTTGTGGATACGGCTGTCCTTGCCCTTTCAACTCGACCACATCAACACCTGGGCGCTGGACGGCGGTGCGGACGGCTGGACTCTGATCGATTGCGGATTGGGCGACAAACATACCTTGGCGCTGTGGGAGGGGTTGCTGCGCGGCGCGCTCGGCGGCCGGCCGGTGGAGCGGGTGGTCGCCACCCATTTCCATCCCGACCACATTGGCGCCGCCAATTGGCTGGTGGAGCGGACCGGTGCGGCCTTCGCCACCTCGCTGACCGAATGGCTGTTCGCCCGCATGCTGTCGGCCGGCAACGATGCCGCCGCCGATGCCGCGGTGGAGCGTTTCTACCGCCGCTGCGGTCTGGCGCCGGAGACGCTCGATGCCGTGCTTGCCCGCAGGGGCGCCTACAGCCGCGGCGTCCCCGCCGTGCCGGCGACGCTGACCCGCCTGCGTGCCGGCGACAGGCTGCCGGTGGGCGGCCGTCTGTGGACCGTGATCGGCGGCAGCGGCCATACGGCCGAACCGGTCAGCCTCTTCCGCCCGGCCGGGGGCGATGACAATGGCAACGGCCCCGCCCTGCTGATCTCCGGCGACCAGATTCTGCCGCGGATCAGCCCGAACATCAGCGTCTGGCCGACCGAACCCGACGCCGACCCCCTCGCCGACTATCTCGCCAGCCTGAAGGATTGGGCCGCGCTGCCGTCCGACACGCTGGTCCTGCCCTCACACGGCCGCCCCTTCCGCGGCCTGCACCGGCGCGCCGACGATCTGGCCCTCCATCATGCCGAACGGCTGGCCGAGATCGAATCGCTCTGCGCGTCGCCCCGCACGGCGGCGGAGGTGACGCAGGCGCTGTTCCCGCGGCCGCTCGACCCGCACCAGACCGTTTTCGCAGTGGGCGAAGCCGTGGCGCATCTCAACCATCTGATCCGCATGGGGCCGCTGGAGCGGGTGTCCGGCGGCAGGGCGGGCGGGCCTGACATCGACCTTTACCGGCGGCATACCGCCGGCTAG
- a CDS encoding response regulator transcription factor: MQVLIADDHSIVRSGLTHLVGELDEQATVVAATSFSQLNAILDASTLEGGTAFDLIVMDLRMPGLGGLDDVEALVKRVAPVPVAVFSMIDSPDEMRAVLSRGVRAFIPKSTDDVLVVNILRLVMAGGSYVPPVLGMPGAPAAAGAAPARGGAPSVFDGLTRRQLEVLDLLAQGLSNQEIGERLGLNLSTVKTHVTGVLKALGVGSRTQAVLLVKESGRDRLV, encoded by the coding sequence ATGCAGGTTCTGATCGCCGACGATCATTCCATCGTCCGCAGCGGCTTGACCCATCTGGTGGGTGAACTGGACGAACAGGCCACCGTGGTGGCCGCGACCAGCTTCAGCCAGTTGAACGCCATCCTCGACGCGTCGACGCTCGAGGGCGGCACCGCATTCGATCTGATCGTGATGGATTTGCGCATGCCCGGCCTGGGCGGGCTGGACGATGTCGAGGCGCTGGTGAAGCGGGTGGCGCCGGTCCCCGTCGCCGTCTTCTCCATGATCGACTCGCCGGACGAGATGCGCGCGGTGCTGTCGCGCGGCGTGCGCGCCTTCATCCCGAAATCGACCGACGACGTGCTGGTGGTCAACATCCTGCGGCTGGTGATGGCCGGCGGATCCTATGTGCCGCCGGTTCTGGGCATGCCGGGAGCGCCCGCGGCGGCGGGGGCTGCGCCTGCGCGGGGCGGCGCGCCCAGCGTGTTCGACGGCCTGACCCGCCGCCAGCTGGAGGTTCTCGACCTGTTGGCACAGGGCCTGTCGAATCAGGAGATCGGCGAAAGGCTGGGACTGAACCTGTCCACGGTGAAGACCCACGTCACCGGCGTGCTGAAGGCGCTCGGCGTCGGCAGCCGTACCCAGGCGGTCCTGCTGGTCAAGGAATCGGGGCGCGACCGGCTGGTGTGA
- a CDS encoding branched-chain amino acid ABC transporter substrate-binding protein translates to MKFKLSLLAAIAATALSATAAKADIAVATAGPITGQYATFGEQMKKGMEQAVADINAAGGVLGQKLKLEVGDDACDPKQAVAVANQLAKAGVKFVAGHFCSGSSIPASQVYAEEGILQISPASTNPKLTEQGLKNVFRVCGRDDQQGLIAGKYLLDTYKGKNVAILHDKSAYGKGLADETQKALNAGGQKETIYEAYTAGEKDYSALVSKLKQANVDAVYIGGYHTEAGLIARQMKDQGLKAIIVSGDALVTNEYWAITGDAGENTMMTFGPDPREKPDAKAVVEKFRKAGYEPEGYTLYTYAALQIWANAANEAKSTDAAKVAEVMRKGNYDTVIGKLGFDAKGDVTSPAYVWYKWQNGQYAEVK, encoded by the coding sequence ATGAAATTCAAGCTGTCCCTTCTCGCCGCGATCGCGGCGACCGCGCTCTCCGCCACGGCCGCCAAGGCCGACATCGCGGTGGCCACCGCCGGCCCGATCACAGGCCAGTACGCCACTTTCGGCGAGCAGATGAAGAAGGGCATGGAGCAGGCCGTCGCGGACATCAACGCCGCCGGCGGTGTCCTGGGCCAGAAGCTGAAGCTGGAAGTCGGCGACGACGCCTGCGATCCCAAGCAGGCCGTCGCCGTCGCCAACCAGCTGGCCAAGGCCGGTGTGAAGTTCGTGGCCGGCCACTTCTGCTCGGGTTCGTCGATCCCGGCCAGCCAGGTCTACGCCGAGGAAGGCATCCTGCAGATCTCTCCGGCTTCGACCAACCCGAAGCTGACCGAGCAGGGCCTGAAGAACGTCTTCCGCGTCTGCGGCCGTGACGACCAGCAGGGCCTGATTGCCGGCAAGTATCTGCTGGACACTTACAAGGGCAAGAACGTCGCCATCCTTCACGACAAGTCGGCCTACGGCAAGGGTCTGGCCGACGAGACGCAGAAGGCGCTGAACGCCGGCGGCCAGAAGGAAACCATCTACGAAGCCTACACGGCCGGTGAGAAGGACTATTCCGCCCTGGTGTCCAAGCTGAAGCAGGCGAACGTCGACGCCGTCTACATCGGTGGCTACCACACCGAAGCCGGCCTGATCGCCCGCCAGATGAAGGACCAGGGTCTGAAGGCCATCATCGTGTCGGGTGACGCGCTGGTGACCAACGAGTACTGGGCCATCACCGGCGACGCCGGCGAGAACACCATGATGACCTTCGGCCCGGATCCGCGCGAGAAGCCGGACGCCAAGGCCGTCGTGGAGAAGTTCCGCAAGGCGGGCTACGAGCCGGAAGGCTACACCCTTTACACCTACGCCGCGCTCCAGATCTGGGCGAATGCCGCCAACGAAGCGAAGTCGACCGACGCTGCCAAGGTTGCCGAAGTCATGCGCAAGGGCAACTACGACACCGTCATCGGCAAGCTGGGCTTCGACGCCAAGGGCGACGTCACCAGCCCGGCCTATGTCTGGTACAAGTGGCAGAACGGCCAGTACGCCGAAGTGAAGTAA
- a CDS encoding MurR/RpiR family transcriptional regulator, giving the protein MLDTIASSIDRLRRAEAAVARTVLAAPHAAVRASLAQLAGKAGVSEPTVLRFCRTAGFGGFHEFKIALAQHLAASAAREEAGDRPTPLVRDLSPNDSVASATEKVLNRSIDALVRLRSRLDTAALERAAGVMAGAQRVQIVGVGASGTVALDAHHKLFRLLPQVTASTDAHLQAMAAATLGPGDALLAISKTGTSDEIFDVANIARDGGATVIAITASATPLAERADIRLTVDVDEDTAVHTPMVSRLAQLALIDALTVAIGLQALPGLDRRLARIKAVLAGHHRVPDRPASAAPSLSPSPQENPEEF; this is encoded by the coding sequence ATGCTGGACACGATCGCATCCTCAATCGACAGGCTCCGCCGGGCGGAAGCCGCGGTGGCCCGTACCGTGTTGGCCGCCCCCCATGCCGCCGTGCGTGCCAGCCTGGCCCAGCTCGCGGGCAAGGCCGGTGTCAGCGAACCGACCGTCCTGCGCTTCTGCCGCACCGCCGGCTTCGGCGGCTTCCACGAATTCAAGATCGCACTGGCCCAGCATCTGGCGGCATCCGCCGCACGGGAAGAGGCCGGCGACCGGCCAACCCCGCTGGTGCGTGACCTCTCCCCCAACGACAGCGTCGCCAGTGCGACGGAAAAGGTGCTGAACCGCTCCATCGACGCGCTGGTCCGGCTGCGCAGCCGCCTCGACACCGCGGCGCTGGAGCGCGCGGCCGGCGTGATGGCCGGTGCGCAGCGGGTGCAGATCGTCGGCGTCGGCGCGTCCGGCACCGTGGCGCTCGACGCCCACCACAAACTGTTCCGCCTTCTCCCGCAGGTGACCGCCAGCACCGACGCCCATCTCCAGGCGATGGCCGCGGCGACGCTCGGTCCCGGCGATGCGCTGCTGGCGATCTCCAAGACCGGCACCAGCGACGAGATCTTCGATGTCGCCAACATCGCGCGTGACGGCGGCGCGACGGTCATCGCCATCACCGCATCTGCCACGCCGCTTGCCGAACGGGCCGACATCCGCCTGACCGTCGATGTGGACGAGGACACCGCGGTCCACACCCCGATGGTCTCCCGCCTTGCCCAGCTGGCCCTGATCGATGCGTTGACCGTCGCCATCGGGCTGCAGGCTCTCCCCGGGCTCGACCGCCGCCTTGCCCGCATCAAGGCCGTGCTGGCCGGGCACCACCGCGTGCCGGACCGTCCGGCCTCCGCCGCTCCATCGCTTTCCCCGTCCCCTCAAGAGAATCCCGAGGAATTCTGA
- a CDS encoding fumarylacetoacetate hydrolase family protein has protein sequence MKLLRYGPPGQEKPGLLDADGRIRDLSAHVDDIAGAVLLPDGLDRLRAIDPATLPLVEGDPRLGPCVGRVGKMVCIGLNFSDHAAETGMAVPPEPIIFLKATSAIVGPNDPIELPRGSEKTDWEVELAFVIGKTAKYVSEDEAMDHVAGYCIVNDVSERAFQIERQGQWTKGKSCDSFGPTGPWLVTRDEIEDPQKLKMWLEVNGHRYQDGSSATMVYGVRYLVSYLSRFMSLQPGDIISTGTPPGVGMGRKPQVFLKAGDVVELGIEGLGTQRQTVVQG, from the coding sequence ATGAAGCTGCTGCGCTACGGCCCGCCGGGCCAGGAAAAGCCGGGATTGCTCGACGCCGACGGCCGCATCCGCGATCTGTCCGCCCATGTGGACGACATCGCCGGCGCGGTGCTGCTGCCGGATGGGCTGGACCGCCTGCGGGCGATCGACCCGGCGACGCTGCCGCTGGTCGAGGGCGACCCGCGCCTCGGCCCCTGCGTCGGCCGCGTCGGCAAGATGGTCTGCATCGGCCTGAATTTCTCCGACCACGCGGCGGAGACGGGGATGGCGGTGCCGCCGGAGCCGATCATCTTCCTGAAGGCGACCAGCGCCATCGTCGGGCCGAACGATCCCATCGAACTGCCGCGCGGGTCGGAGAAGACCGACTGGGAGGTCGAACTGGCCTTCGTGATCGGCAAGACCGCCAAATACGTCTCGGAAGACGAGGCGATGGACCATGTCGCCGGCTATTGCATCGTCAACGACGTGTCCGAGCGCGCCTTCCAGATCGAGCGGCAGGGGCAGTGGACCAAGGGCAAGAGCTGCGACAGCTTCGGCCCGACCGGTCCCTGGCTGGTGACGCGCGACGAGATCGAGGATCCGCAGAAGCTGAAGATGTGGCTGGAGGTCAACGGCCACCGCTATCAGGACGGCAGCAGCGCCACCATGGTCTACGGCGTGCGCTATCTGGTGTCCTACCTGTCGCGTTTCATGAGCCTGCAGCCGGGCGACATCATCTCCACCGGCACGCCGCCGGGCGTCGGCATGGGGCGGAAGCCGCAGGTCTTCCTGAAGGCCGGCGACGTGGTGGAACTGGGCATCGAAGGTCTCGGCACCCAGCGCCAGACGGTCGTCCAGGGCTGA
- a CDS encoding bifunctional 4-hydroxy-2-oxoglutarate aldolase/2-dehydro-3-deoxy-phosphogluconate aldolase, producing MSTTATASEILDQLVAHGVVPVIRNSSADLARTAVGWLREAGYGTFEITMTTPGAVGLIEELSAEGGALIGAGTVLTPAAVADVVKAGAKYVVSPCVVPKVAAACRDHGVACLMGALTPTEVHAAISAGADAIKIFPASTVGPAHIKALKSVFPGVRFVPTGGIDATTVASYVAAGVACVGAGGKLVDEGLVKNGDREAILAAGRQLMEAYRAAKSA from the coding sequence ATGTCCACCACCGCGACCGCTTCCGAGATCCTGGACCAGCTCGTCGCCCACGGCGTCGTTCCGGTCATCCGCAACAGCTCCGCCGATCTGGCGCGCACCGCCGTCGGCTGGCTGCGCGAGGCCGGCTACGGCACCTTCGAGATCACCATGACCACCCCTGGCGCCGTCGGCCTGATCGAAGAGCTGTCGGCGGAGGGCGGCGCCCTGATCGGCGCCGGCACCGTGCTGACCCCGGCGGCCGTCGCCGACGTGGTGAAGGCCGGCGCCAAGTATGTCGTGTCCCCCTGCGTGGTGCCGAAGGTGGCCGCCGCCTGCCGCGACCATGGCGTGGCCTGCCTGATGGGCGCCCTGACCCCGACCGAGGTGCATGCCGCCATCTCCGCCGGTGCCGACGCCATCAAGATCTTCCCGGCCTCCACCGTCGGCCCGGCGCACATCAAGGCGCTGAAGTCGGTCTTCCCCGGCGTCCGCTTCGTTCCCACCGGCGGCATCGACGCCACCACCGTGGCCTCCTATGTCGCGGCCGGCGTGGCCTGCGTCGGCGCCGGCGGCAAGCTGGTCGACGAGGGGTTGGTCAAGAACGGTGACCGCGAGGCCATCCTGGCTGCCGGCCGCCAGCTGATGGAAGCCTATCGGGCCGCCAAGAGCGCCTGA
- a CDS encoding methyl-accepting chemotaxis protein has translation MSNDSHRNKPVKGNAWYSGLRGKLMIAIGVVLSGTLVAAAVALIGYANVRTTIDAIVGEAVPAMTEGMGVAQQAERLVALAPELTSADKTAAREAVSARIAAAKEEFNARLDRLRATGSAGAQLTAIEDSSKGLLGNLAQLDQAAADRVALAAAREAMLPKVMAAEAEIQKFTAPWTSVLNNEEEQARTTLADPEAEPAILREAATALNRVMAQRKPLGTVTAEAANVRNMLMEAASTRDDQRLAIIETRVGVSLAGLANAAQALPERLAAVVTQQAELLTGYAVGEESMVTLRQKELAIEGYFGQLLESNHALAGTLSKGIATLVDAQKQGISAASGATTRMLDNSRLTQIAVAVASILVSILVVWLYIGRVVIRRMLALKAGMGRIAVGDLDAEIALHGHDEIAEMGAALLVFRDTAREVETTRAAAEAERQRAAGERRDAMLSLADQFENGVKMVVETVSAAATQMHQTAAGMVATADDTSRQAGSAAVAAETASVNVDGAASAAHELSQSISEIARQVTESATIAAKAANEAERTDGTMRELNEAASRIGAVLDLISDIAGQTNLLALNATIEAARAGEAGKGFAVVAQEVKQLASQTAKATDQIAGQIGAMQQATGEAVNAIRSIGTTIGRLNDIAASIATAVEQQGAATSEIARNVQQAAGGTAQASQNIGDVRTAAGQTGQSAQEVLSVAQEVSTQTSHLQQQIDRFLRQVRSA, from the coding sequence ATGTCGAACGATAGCCACCGGAACAAGCCCGTGAAGGGCAATGCCTGGTATTCCGGCCTGCGTGGAAAGCTGATGATCGCCATCGGCGTCGTGCTGTCCGGCACGCTGGTGGCCGCGGCCGTGGCGCTGATCGGCTATGCAAACGTACGCACCACCATCGACGCCATCGTGGGCGAGGCGGTGCCGGCGATGACCGAAGGCATGGGCGTGGCGCAGCAGGCCGAACGGCTGGTCGCGCTGGCGCCGGAACTGACCTCCGCCGACAAGACCGCCGCGCGAGAGGCGGTGTCCGCCCGCATCGCCGCGGCGAAGGAGGAGTTCAACGCGCGGCTCGACCGGCTGCGCGCCACCGGTTCCGCCGGTGCCCAGTTGACTGCCATCGAAGACTCCTCGAAGGGGCTGCTCGGCAACCTCGCGCAGCTCGATCAGGCGGCGGCGGATCGGGTCGCGCTTGCGGCGGCGCGGGAGGCGATGCTGCCCAAGGTGATGGCGGCGGAAGCGGAAATCCAGAAATTCACCGCGCCCTGGACCTCCGTCCTGAACAATGAGGAGGAGCAGGCGCGCACGACCCTGGCCGATCCCGAAGCGGAGCCCGCCATCCTGCGCGAGGCCGCGACCGCGCTGAACCGCGTCATGGCCCAGAGGAAGCCGCTGGGCACGGTCACCGCCGAAGCCGCCAACGTCCGCAACATGCTGATGGAGGCGGCGAGCACCCGTGACGACCAGCGGCTTGCGATCATCGAAACGCGCGTCGGCGTGTCGTTGGCCGGTCTCGCGAACGCCGCGCAGGCCTTGCCGGAGCGTCTGGCCGCCGTCGTCACCCAGCAGGCGGAGCTTCTGACCGGCTATGCCGTCGGCGAGGAGTCGATGGTCACCCTGCGCCAGAAGGAGTTGGCGATCGAGGGCTATTTCGGCCAGTTGCTGGAGAGCAACCACGCGCTGGCCGGCACCCTGTCCAAGGGCATCGCCACGCTGGTCGACGCACAGAAGCAGGGCATCTCCGCGGCCAGCGGCGCCACCACCCGCATGCTGGACAACAGCCGCCTGACCCAGATCGCGGTGGCGGTCGCCAGCATCCTGGTGTCGATCCTGGTCGTCTGGCTCTATATCGGCCGCGTCGTCATCCGCCGGATGCTGGCGCTGAAGGCCGGGATGGGCCGCATCGCCGTCGGCGATCTGGATGCGGAGATCGCTCTGCACGGCCATGACGAGATCGCGGAAATGGGGGCGGCGCTGCTCGTCTTCCGCGACACCGCGCGCGAGGTTGAAACGACCCGCGCCGCCGCGGAGGCCGAACGCCAGCGGGCCGCCGGGGAACGCCGCGATGCCATGCTGTCGCTGGCCGACCAGTTCGAGAACGGCGTGAAAATGGTGGTGGAGACGGTGTCCGCGGCCGCGACCCAGATGCACCAGACCGCCGCAGGCATGGTGGCGACCGCCGACGACACCTCCCGCCAGGCCGGCAGCGCCGCCGTGGCGGCGGAAACCGCGTCGGTCAACGTCGACGGTGCGGCATCCGCCGCCCATGAACTGTCGCAGTCGATCAGCGAGATCGCCCGGCAGGTGACGGAATCGGCGACCATCGCCGCCAAGGCAGCGAACGAGGCCGAGCGCACCGACGGCACGATGCGCGAGCTGAACGAGGCGGCCAGCCGGATCGGCGCCGTCCTCGACCTGATCTCGGACATTGCCGGCCAGACCAACCTGCTGGCGCTGAACGCGACGATCGAGGCCGCCCGCGCCGGGGAGGCCGGCAAGGGCTTCGCCGTCGTGGCGCAGGAGGTCAAGCAGCTGGCGAGCCAGACGGCCAAGGCCACCGACCAGATCGCCGGCCAGATCGGCGCCATGCAGCAGGCGACCGGCGAGGCGGTGAACGCCATCCGCAGCATCGGCACGACCATCGGCCGGCTGAACGACATCGCCGCCAGCATCGCCACGGCGGTGGAACAGCAGGGCGCGGCCACCTCGGAAATCGCCCGCAACGTCCAGCAGGCGGCGGGCGGCACCGCCCAGGCCTCGCAGAACATCGGCGACGTCCGCACCGCCGCCGGTCAGACCGGGCAATCCGCGCAGGAGGTCCTGTCGGTGGCCCAGGAGGTTTCGACCCAGACCAGCCACCTTCAACAGCAGATCGACCGCTTCCTGCGTCAGGTGCGGTCGGCCTGA
- a CDS encoding ABC transporter ATP-binding protein, producing the protein MLKVSGVHTFYGAIEALKGIDIEIGSGEIVSLIGANGAGKSTLLMTICGSPRARQGRVFFEGEDITDLPTHEIVRRGIAQSPEGRRIFPRMTVLENLQMGSIVAQPGSFERELERVLTLFPRLKERINQRAGTMSGGEQQMLAIGRALMSQPRLLLLDEPSLGLAPLIVKQIFQVIQEINREQKMTVFMVEQNAFHALKLAHRAYVMVTGKITMTGTGAQLLADPEVRAAYLEGGH; encoded by the coding sequence ATGCTGAAGGTATCGGGCGTCCACACCTTCTACGGCGCCATCGAGGCGCTGAAGGGCATCGACATCGAGATCGGGTCCGGCGAGATCGTCTCGCTGATCGGCGCCAACGGCGCGGGCAAGTCGACGCTGCTGATGACGATCTGCGGCAGCCCGCGGGCGCGCCAGGGCCGGGTGTTCTTCGAGGGCGAGGACATCACCGACCTGCCGACCCACGAGATCGTGCGGCGCGGCATCGCGCAGAGCCCGGAGGGCCGGCGCATCTTCCCGCGGATGACGGTGCTGGAGAACCTGCAGATGGGCTCGATCGTCGCCCAGCCCGGCAGCTTCGAGCGCGAGCTGGAGCGGGTGCTGACGCTGTTCCCGCGGCTGAAGGAGCGCATCAACCAGCGCGCCGGCACGATGTCGGGCGGCGAGCAGCAGATGCTGGCGATCGGCCGCGCGCTGATGAGCCAGCCGCGTCTTCTGCTGCTGGACGAGCCGAGCCTGGGTCTGGCGCCGCTGATCGTGAAGCAGATCTTCCAGGTGATCCAGGAGATCAACCGGGAACAGAAGATGACGGTGTTCATGGTGGAGCAGAACGCGTTCCACGCGCTGAAGCTGGCGCACCGGGCCTATGTGATGGTGACGGGGAAGATCACGATGACGGGGACGGGGGCGCAGCTTCTGGCCGACCCGGAGGTCCGCGCGGCCTATCTGGAAGGGGGCCACTGA
- a CDS encoding DUF6867 family protein — METILGSSVPVFVFLTVLVFGGCGVLTGQTLAEGWKPVSSVLAYSLLLGVGDRFLAWGLFGEQLLSLWGFAVHTAVIALITLTAHRIATARRMVNQYPWLYERAGPFAWREKTGAATDE; from the coding sequence ATGGAGACGATCCTGGGCTCGTCGGTTCCGGTGTTCGTGTTCCTGACGGTTCTGGTGTTCGGCGGCTGCGGCGTGCTGACCGGCCAGACCCTGGCGGAGGGGTGGAAGCCGGTGTCGAGCGTGCTGGCCTATTCGCTCCTGCTGGGGGTGGGCGACCGCTTCCTGGCCTGGGGCCTGTTCGGCGAGCAGCTGCTGTCGCTGTGGGGCTTCGCCGTCCACACCGCGGTGATCGCGCTGATCACCCTGACCGCCCACCGCATCGCCACCGCCCGCCGCATGGTCAACCAGTATCCCTGGCTCTACGAGCGCGCCGGACCATTCGCATGGCGGGAGAAAACGGGCGCCGCCACCGACGAATAA
- a CDS encoding OmpA family protein — MRGILLGTALAVAVPSLALPTAAFAAPEGFYVGAGAGVNWTQDADISSYPTVGLGLKEKFKIGGIGDISVGYATAMGLRAELEAAWRWRNGVDSTSSATPALNGLGGKISSYAFMGNLLYDFDIGLPVTPYIGAGAGIAGVKQTLNGVSDRDWVFAYQGIIGASYAINDNVALTLDYRYFATVDPKFELGPVTSKGEYRNHTILAGLRYTFGGPPPPTPVAVPAPAAPPAAPQPQNEYQVFFDWDKATITQNAESIIAEAAEAARRSRAVHIQVIGHTDTSGSPAYNQRLSVRRAEAVRQALIGLGTPANIISIEGVGENQLLVPTGPNVRDPSNRRAQIIIKVS, encoded by the coding sequence ATGCGTGGGATTTTGTTGGGCACGGCACTGGCCGTCGCCGTTCCTTCCCTGGCCCTTCCGACCGCTGCATTCGCCGCGCCGGAAGGCTTCTACGTCGGCGCGGGGGCCGGCGTGAACTGGACCCAGGATGCCGACATCAGCAGCTATCCGACTGTGGGCCTAGGTTTGAAGGAGAAGTTCAAGATCGGCGGCATCGGCGACATTTCCGTCGGCTACGCCACCGCGATGGGGCTGCGCGCTGAACTGGAGGCCGCCTGGCGTTGGCGCAACGGCGTCGACAGCACCAGCAGCGCCACCCCCGCCCTGAACGGCCTGGGCGGCAAGATCAGCTCCTACGCCTTCATGGGCAACCTGCTCTACGACTTCGACATCGGCCTGCCGGTCACGCCCTATATCGGCGCCGGGGCCGGTATCGCCGGGGTCAAGCAGACGCTGAACGGCGTCAGCGACCGTGACTGGGTCTTCGCCTATCAGGGCATCATCGGCGCGTCGTATGCCATCAACGACAATGTGGCGCTGACGCTGGACTACCGCTATTTCGCCACCGTCGATCCGAAATTCGAACTGGGTCCGGTGACTTCGAAGGGCGAATACCGCAACCACACCATCCTGGCCGGCCTGCGCTATACCTTCGGCGGGCCGCCGCCTCCCACGCCGGTCGCGGTGCCCGCACCCGCCGCCCCGCCGGCAGCCCCCCAGCCGCAGAACGAGTATCAGGTGTTCTTCGATTGGGACAAGGCGACGATCACGCAGAATGCCGAGAGCATCATCGCCGAAGCCGCCGAGGCGGCCCGCCGTTCCCGCGCCGTCCACATCCAGGTGATCGGCCACACCGACACCTCGGGTTCGCCGGCCTACAACCAGCGGCTTTCGGTTCGCCGGGCCGAGGCGGTGCGTCAGGCGCTGATTGGGCTCGGCACGCCGGCCAACATCATCTCGATCGAAGGCGTGGGCGAGAACCAGTTGCTGGTTCCCACCGGTCCGAACGTGCGCGACCCGTCGAACCGCCGCGCCCAGATCATCATCAAGGTCTCCTGA